A single window of Enterobacteriaceae bacterium ESL0689 DNA harbors:
- a CDS encoding Gp138 family membrane-puncturing spike protein: MEKNPSLLDVLSQNADNQRRDIHTALPATVIACNGHTATLQLMIDQVMRDGVQLALPPLVDVPVGFYRGGGFCVTVPLKPGDEGLAIFSERCIDGWFVSGQQSAPLDTRFHDYSDAFFLPQGSSRPKKNPGVFNGCTVDADR, from the coding sequence ATGGAAAAAAATCCCAGTTTGCTGGATGTGCTCAGTCAGAACGCAGACAACCAGCGACGTGATATTCACACCGCGCTTCCCGCTACGGTAATTGCGTGCAACGGTCATACTGCAACGCTACAGCTTATGATCGACCAGGTTATGCGTGACGGCGTGCAACTGGCATTGCCACCGCTGGTGGATGTGCCTGTTGGTTTTTATCGGGGTGGAGGATTCTGTGTGACAGTTCCCCTGAAACCCGGTGACGAGGGCTTAGCGATATTTTCCGAGCGCTGCATCGATGGCTGGTTTGTATCCGGCCAACAGTCCGCGCCACTCGATACCCGCTTTCATGATTACTCAGACGCATTTTTTCTGCCGCAGGGCAGCAGCCGACCCAAAAAAAATCCCGGCGTATTCAACGGATGCACTGTCGATGCAGACCGATGA
- a CDS encoding aldo/keto reductase — translation MNYKHLGRTGLRVSHIGLGTMNFGELTDESASFSIMDEAVDAGINFFDTADVYGGPQSPDMAKGYGTSEEIIGNWLARSGQRDRIVLATKVYQPMDTGPNDKYLSAYHIRRACEASLKRLKTDHIDLYQMHHIDRNTPWEEIWQAMEQLIREGKISYVGSSNFAGWDIATAQCKADARNLLGLASEQSLYNLTQRTIELEVIPALRHYDIGLIPWSPVGMGMLGGVLKKIAGGRRASPQLQAQINRLRPQLEAWETLCDELGEAPSDVALAWLLQNPVVSAVLSGPRTVEQLRQNLNALTLSLSDDTLKRLDTIWPGPGGEAPEAYAW, via the coding sequence ATGAACTACAAACATCTGGGGCGTACCGGTCTGCGGGTGAGCCACATCGGTCTCGGTACCATGAATTTCGGTGAGCTGACGGATGAGTCGGCCAGCTTTAGTATCATGGATGAAGCCGTGGATGCAGGTATCAACTTTTTCGATACCGCTGACGTCTATGGCGGGCCGCAGTCGCCGGATATGGCAAAGGGTTACGGAACATCCGAAGAAATCATCGGTAACTGGCTGGCGCGTAGTGGTCAGCGTGACCGGATAGTGCTGGCCACGAAAGTTTACCAGCCGATGGACACGGGGCCGAACGACAAATACCTGTCTGCCTACCATATCCGCCGGGCCTGTGAGGCCAGCCTGAAAAGGCTGAAAACGGACCATATCGATCTCTATCAGATGCACCATATCGACCGGAACACGCCCTGGGAGGAGATCTGGCAGGCCATGGAACAGCTGATCCGTGAGGGTAAAATCAGCTACGTTGGCAGCAGTAACTTTGCTGGCTGGGATATTGCCACTGCACAGTGCAAGGCTGACGCGCGCAACCTGCTGGGGCTGGCATCGGAACAGAGCCTGTACAATCTGACCCAGCGCACGATTGAGCTGGAAGTCATTCCGGCGCTGCGTCATTACGACATTGGCCTGATCCCCTGGAGCCCGGTCGGGATGGGGATGCTGGGCGGTGTTCTGAAGAAAATTGCCGGTGGCCGCCGGGCATCACCGCAGCTGCAGGCACAAATCAACCGCCTGCGGCCACAACTGGAGGCCTGGGAAACACTGTGTGATGAGCTGGGGGAAGCGCCATCAGACGTCGCGCTGGCCTGGCTACTGCAGAACCCGGTGGTTAGCGCCGTGCTCAGTGGTCCGCGTACAGTTGAACAGCTCCGTCAGAATCTCAATGCCCTGACGCTGTCTCTTTCAGATGATACGCTCAAAAGACTGGATACCATCTGGCCGGGGCCAGGCGGAGAGGCACCTGAAGCTTACGCGTGGTAA
- a CDS encoding MFS transporter, whose protein sequence is MSNKTDENRKKNTGSGKQPAHWSGVFAMTLCVFALIASEFMPVSLLTPMAQTLRVTEGMAGQGIAISGAFAVVTSLFISVLAGTLNRKTLLLGLTCIMAISGAVIAMAPNYLTYMAGRALIGIVVGGFWSMSAATAMRLVPVHRVPLALAIFNSGNALATVVAAPLGSWLGSVVGWRGAFFCLVPVAIIAFVWQLLSLPSMPVTRQAAASRNVFTLFRRRVVTLGMLGVGIFFMGQFTLFTYIRPFLETVTRVDAATVTLVLLVIGVAGFIGTTLIGRGLKRGFYTTLMAIPVLMAITALALIAFGSQVAIVTALLGVWGLISTAAPVGWWAWVPRTFPQNAEAGGGLMVAMVQLSIALGSTVGGLLFDHHGYQSTFLASAAMLIIATVLIFLTSRADTSAADHS, encoded by the coding sequence ATGAGTAATAAGACAGACGAAAACAGAAAAAAAAACACCGGAAGCGGGAAACAGCCTGCGCACTGGAGTGGTGTCTTTGCCATGACGCTGTGCGTCTTCGCCCTGATCGCCTCCGAATTCATGCCGGTCAGCCTGCTGACACCGATGGCGCAGACCCTTCGTGTCACCGAAGGCATGGCCGGACAGGGCATCGCTATTTCCGGGGCATTTGCAGTAGTAACCAGCCTGTTTATTTCCGTGCTGGCAGGCACGCTTAACCGTAAAACGCTGCTGCTCGGCCTGACCTGCATTATGGCAATTTCCGGTGCTGTTATTGCGATGGCACCCAATTACCTGACCTATATGGCGGGCAGGGCCCTGATTGGCATTGTGGTCGGCGGGTTCTGGTCGATGTCGGCCGCGACGGCAATGCGTCTGGTCCCGGTCCATCGTGTTCCGCTGGCGCTGGCTATTTTCAACAGCGGCAATGCTCTGGCTACCGTCGTGGCTGCCCCTCTGGGCAGCTGGCTCGGATCGGTTGTTGGCTGGCGGGGGGCCTTCTTCTGCCTGGTGCCGGTCGCCATCATCGCATTTGTCTGGCAATTACTCAGTCTGCCTTCCATGCCGGTCACCCGTCAGGCGGCGGCTTCCCGCAACGTTTTCACGCTGTTTCGTCGCCGGGTGGTCACGCTGGGCATGCTGGGTGTGGGGATCTTCTTTATGGGGCAATTCACGCTCTTTACCTACATCAGGCCTTTCCTTGAGACGGTGACGCGGGTGGATGCCGCAACGGTGACCCTGGTCCTGCTGGTTATTGGTGTCGCGGGTTTCATCGGCACTACTCTGATTGGCCGGGGGTTAAAACGCGGGTTCTACACGACCCTGATGGCCATCCCGGTACTGATGGCCATCACCGCGCTGGCACTGATTGCCTTCGGCAGTCAGGTAGCCATCGTGACGGCGCTGCTCGGAGTGTGGGGGCTGATTTCCACTGCCGCACCAGTGGGATGGTGGGCATGGGTTCCGCGTACCTTCCCTCAGAATGCCGAAGCTGGCGGCGGACTGATGGTGGCGATGGTGCAGCTGTCCATTGCTCTCGGTTCGACGGTGGGCGGCCTGCTTTTCGACCATCACGGCTACCAGAGCACCTTCCTGGCCAGCGCCGCGATGCTGATTATCGCAACCGTACTGATCTTTCTGACCTCGCGGGCAGACACTTCTGCCGCAGATCATTCCTAA
- a CDS encoding acyltransferase gives MYPDKSRLVYLDALRGIAASTVVFSHYAERTPVHRYWIFDFFTPGQFGVVVFFLLSGFVIPFSLKQRAGGIRDFIISRFFRLYPAYWLSIFLAVILAYFFTESPISGDMALANLTMLQKLLGYPDALGVYWTLLVELAFYFVCTIFAVAGVLFEIKFRFYISILFLFVSVFASIIRYLTAIPVPVGIVVSLSLMFFGSVWRDATLNKNRQARQYSVVWGLLFVVFFPVISFLVYDIDRGLGESAYSYIGSFFTGIIFFLLFTAKVKLKSKVPVSLGLISYSIYLTHPIILGLTNKAVDLSSSFNLLAFTGYISGTIVLAALSYFLIEKPGIALGRKVKKKLSSGTEA, from the coding sequence ATGTACCCCGATAAATCCAGACTGGTCTATTTAGACGCGTTACGAGGTATCGCTGCCTCGACGGTTGTTTTTTCTCACTACGCTGAACGCACGCCCGTGCACAGATACTGGATATTCGATTTTTTTACGCCGGGCCAGTTTGGCGTAGTGGTGTTTTTTCTGTTAAGCGGTTTTGTTATTCCGTTTAGTCTGAAGCAAAGAGCAGGGGGAATACGAGACTTTATTATCTCCAGATTTTTTAGATTATATCCAGCCTATTGGTTGTCTATATTTTTAGCGGTTATATTGGCGTATTTTTTTACCGAATCACCAATTTCTGGTGATATGGCTTTAGCTAATTTAACGATGTTGCAAAAATTATTAGGCTATCCGGATGCGTTGGGCGTTTATTGGACGCTACTCGTTGAGCTTGCCTTCTATTTTGTTTGCACTATATTCGCAGTCGCGGGGGTATTATTTGAAATAAAATTTAGATTTTATATCTCTATCCTGTTTTTGTTTGTAAGTGTTTTTGCTTCAATTATCCGTTACCTGACTGCCATTCCTGTTCCGGTTGGTATCGTTGTATCGTTATCTCTGATGTTTTTTGGTAGTGTCTGGAGGGACGCCACTTTAAATAAAAATAGACAGGCGAGGCAATATTCAGTAGTGTGGGGCTTGCTGTTCGTTGTGTTTTTTCCCGTAATTTCGTTTTTGGTTTACGATATTGATAGGGGATTAGGTGAGAGTGCGTATAGCTATATCGGCAGTTTTTTTACTGGAATTATTTTTTTTCTGCTTTTTACAGCTAAAGTTAAATTGAAATCAAAAGTGCCGGTCTCCCTAGGGTTGATAAGCTACTCCATATACTTAACACACCCAATTATTTTAGGATTGACTAATAAGGCGGTTGATTTAAGTAGTTCGTTTAATCTGTTAGCGTTTACAGGATATATTTCGGGAACAATCGTACTAGCGGCACTCTCCTATTTTTTAATTGAGAAACCCGGTATAGCGTTAGGCAGGAAAGTGAAGAAAAAATTGAGTTCAGGAACTGAGGCGTAG
- a CDS encoding baseplate J/gp47 family protein translates to MLRITDTGIIIDQLADVHQRLIEGFRRIYGDDINLDSDTPDGQMIGLFSQEIANVNQAIAMIVQMLDPYKATGTWLEQRSMYAGVVRRGADYSYIHDVVFTGRPNIPIPAGAVLVDSNRVKWLTLTAISLNTNGSARAGIRSVELGGYSLSSGSELTMETVTVGVEKVTTTSAAIPGAFEETDGNLLIRFMRSHSINNHDDRQGLEGALLDIADVKQARVYENYTSQTDGNGVPGHTLNAVVIGGSDSDIARTILKKKMGGCGLMGNVAYVLQYADLPRTVYFDRAEIIDISIRLVLERTSGFNDIDTDGIKAALAATEFTIGENVYAMRLTCQVNSVPGFYIKSIRVNGSDTALIGVRQCARITPENVEVLIE, encoded by the coding sequence ATGCTCCGGATAACTGATACCGGCATTATAATTGACCAGCTCGCCGATGTGCATCAACGCTTGATCGAGGGCTTCAGGCGTATCTATGGCGATGATATTAATCTCGATAGCGATACCCCGGACGGTCAGATGATCGGGCTGTTCTCACAGGAAATAGCCAACGTCAACCAGGCTATTGCCATGATTGTACAGATGCTGGATCCGTACAAGGCCACAGGAACCTGGCTTGAACAGCGCAGCATGTACGCGGGGGTCGTCCGTCGTGGTGCGGATTATAGTTATATCCATGACGTGGTATTCACGGGCAGGCCGAATATCCCGATCCCGGCAGGCGCGGTACTGGTCGACAGCAATCGCGTTAAATGGCTTACGCTGACGGCTATCAGCCTGAACACCAACGGTTCAGCGCGGGCGGGCATTCGCAGTGTTGAGCTGGGAGGATATTCTCTTTCCAGTGGTTCTGAGCTGACAATGGAAACAGTCACGGTTGGCGTTGAGAAGGTCACTACCACATCGGCCGCAATACCGGGGGCGTTTGAGGAAACAGACGGCAACCTGCTTATCCGCTTTATGCGTTCACATTCCATTAATAACCACGATGATCGCCAGGGTCTTGAGGGGGCACTTCTTGATATTGCGGATGTAAAACAGGCGCGCGTATATGAGAACTACACCAGTCAGACCGATGGTAACGGTGTTCCGGGACATACGCTGAATGCAGTGGTTATCGGCGGCAGCGATTCCGATATCGCGCGAACCATTCTTAAAAAGAAAATGGGTGGCTGTGGTCTGATGGGTAATGTGGCGTATGTACTTCAGTATGCGGATCTACCGCGCACCGTCTATTTTGATCGCGCAGAGATTATCGACATCAGCATCAGACTGGTGCTGGAGCGCACGTCCGGTTTTAACGATATAGATACAGACGGTATCAAAGCCGCGCTGGCCGCAACGGAATTCACCATAGGCGAGAACGTTTACGCCATGCGGCTGACCTGCCAGGTTAATTCTGTGCCGGGTTTTTATATCAAATCCATACGGGTTAACGGTTCAGATACAGCGCTTATCGGCGTTCGCCAGTGCGCCAGGATCACGCCTGAAAATGTGGAGGTACTGATTGAGTAA
- a CDS encoding alpha/beta hydrolase: MKKFMLALGLLISAFASSAADMSRGADNFYKSDKVTQQKVTFKNQYQMAVVGNLFIPKKMNQNTRHPAIVVGHPMGAVKEQSSNLYAQKLAEQGFVTLAIDLSFWGESEGKPGHLISPEIYTDDFSAAVDYLSTQPFVDPENIGVLGICGSGSFVISAAKIDPRMKAIATVSMYDMGSAFRNGLNHSQTGEQRKAFIQSAIEQRLAEFKGGETAYIPGTVNKLDDSTPDIQREFFDFYRTERGGYTPQGQKEELTTKPMLSSIGKFMNFYPFNDIETISPRPMLFITGDQAHSKEFSEDAFKRAGQPKELYVVPGAGHVDLYDRTDVIPFDKLTDFFRKNLQ; encoded by the coding sequence ATGAAAAAATTTATGTTAGCGCTGGGGCTGTTGATCAGTGCATTTGCTTCCTCTGCGGCGGATATGTCCCGTGGAGCCGATAATTTTTATAAAAGCGATAAGGTGACGCAGCAAAAAGTCACCTTTAAAAACCAGTATCAGATGGCCGTGGTTGGTAACCTGTTTATCCCGAAAAAGATGAACCAGAATACCCGACACCCGGCGATCGTCGTTGGTCACCCGATGGGAGCCGTTAAGGAACAGAGTTCGAATCTCTATGCGCAGAAGCTGGCGGAGCAGGGGTTTGTCACGCTGGCTATCGATCTCTCTTTTTGGGGAGAAAGCGAGGGCAAACCGGGGCACCTGATTTCACCGGAAATCTACACAGATGATTTCAGCGCGGCGGTTGATTATCTGAGTACACAGCCGTTTGTCGATCCAGAAAACATTGGCGTGCTGGGTATCTGCGGCAGCGGAAGTTTTGTTATCAGTGCCGCCAAGATTGACCCGCGTATGAAAGCCATTGCCACGGTCAGCATGTATGACATGGGGAGCGCATTCCGTAATGGCCTTAATCATTCCCAGACGGGAGAACAACGTAAGGCCTTTATCCAGTCAGCCATTGAGCAACGGTTAGCCGAGTTTAAGGGCGGCGAGACGGCTTATATCCCTGGCACCGTGAACAAACTGGATGACTCCACACCGGATATTCAGCGCGAGTTCTTTGATTTCTACCGCACCGAACGCGGCGGCTACACCCCACAGGGTCAGAAAGAAGAACTGACGACGAAACCGATGCTGAGCAGTATTGGCAAGTTTATGAACTTCTATCCGTTCAACGATATTGAAACCATCTCTCCGCGCCCGATGCTGTTTATTACCGGCGATCAGGCACACTCAAAAGAGTTCAGCGAGGACGCTTTCAAACGCGCCGGTCAGCCTAAAGAACTGTATGTCGTACCGGGCGCAGGGCATGTCGATCTGTATGACCGTACCGACGTAATCCCTTTTGACAAGCTGACAGACTTTTTCCGTAAGAATCTGCAATAA
- a CDS encoding IS5 family transposase (programmed frameshift) — translation MPANKWQSSDELWVKMAPLIPEHKTQHPLGTHRKRVDNRAAMNAIFFVLRTGCQWNALNATDICSPGSAHRRFQEWRDAGVFERFWQNGLLACEQLDAIDWSWLSMDGCMTKSPLAGKKTGRNPTDRGKQGVKRSLMTDANGLPLSLVVAGANTHDIKLVADTLDALQTGRPGKRLRLCMDKGYEAEWLDLYLKSRRYEPHIQSRKDESEAIKATDFKAHRWVVERTHSWMNRYRRILTRWEKKVENWLC, via the exons ATGCCGGCCAACAAGTGGCAGAGCAGTGATGAACTCTGGGTGAAAATGGCTCCACTCATTCCGGAACATAAAACTCAGCACCCGTTGGGTACGCACCGAAAGCGGGTTGATAATCGCGCTGCAATGAACGCTATTTTCTTCGTACTCAGAACAGGTTGCCAGTGGAATGCCCTGAATGCCACCGATATATGCTCGCCAGGCTCTGCTCACCGCCGATTTCAGGAGTGGCGGGATGCCGGAGTATTTGAACGCTTCTGGCAGAACGGGTTGCTTGCCTGCGAACAACTGGATGCCATTGACTGGTCATGGCTCTCGATGGATGGCTGCATGACGAAATCCCCGCTCGCTGGT AAAAAAACAGGACGGAACCCTACAGACCGGGGGAAACAGGGCGTAAAGCGTAGCCTGATGACTGATGCGAACGGGCTTCCCCTCTCGCTGGTAGTCGCTGGTGCAAATACGCACGACATAAAGCTGGTTGCGGATACGCTTGACGCCCTTCAGACGGGCAGACCGGGAAAGAGGCTCAGGTTGTGCATGGACAAAGGCTATGAAGCGGAATGGCTGGATTTGTATCTGAAAAGTCGTCGCTATGAACCCCATATTCAGTCACGGAAAGATGAGTCCGAAGCAATAAAAGCCACAGATTTTAAGGCTCACCGCTGGGTGGTAGAGAGAACACACAGCTGGATGAATCGCTACCGTCGTATCCTGACGCGCTGGGAGAAGAAGGTCGAAAATTGGCTTTGTTGA
- a CDS encoding DUF2612 domain-containing protein yields the protein MSKSREDFLIWQYRGKPKARQTVGLLLSETKKVFGSAIQLSTLLDVNTATGYALDLVGRHAGIDRVMKSIIPKEYFGWSEVEAALGFNTGVFYRYGDALKASSVLNDDEYRFLIKAKIIKNYQQPDIAGITYSLRHLLGEQAFIIDNYDMSMNVVIPAGYLTPFRIHALKNLDILSRPVGVSYKYLIITDAQPFGCIQNPLAFGFNDGKFTRLMNVSY from the coding sequence TTGAGTAAATCGCGGGAAGATTTTTTAATCTGGCAGTACAGAGGAAAACCGAAGGCCCGACAAACCGTCGGGCTTTTGCTTTCTGAAACTAAAAAAGTGTTTGGATCCGCAATTCAGCTTTCCACCCTGCTGGATGTTAATACCGCCACCGGCTATGCGCTGGATTTAGTCGGGCGGCACGCTGGGATTGACCGGGTGATGAAGTCCATTATCCCCAAAGAGTATTTTGGCTGGTCGGAAGTTGAGGCGGCACTTGGGTTTAATACCGGTGTGTTCTACCGCTACGGTGACGCTTTAAAGGCATCTTCTGTACTGAATGATGACGAATATCGGTTTCTTATCAAAGCAAAAATCATCAAAAACTATCAGCAGCCTGATATTGCCGGTATTACGTATTCATTACGTCATTTACTGGGCGAGCAGGCTTTCATTATCGATAATTATGATATGTCGATGAATGTCGTTATCCCTGCCGGTTATTTAACACCTTTTCGTATCCATGCTCTGAAAAATCTCGACATCTTATCGAGACCGGTGGGTGTCAGTTATAAATATCTCATTATTACCGATGCGCAGCCATTTGGCTGCATTCAAAATCCGCTCGCATTTGGTTTTAACGATGGAAAATTTACGAGGTTAATGAATGTCAGTTATTAA
- a CDS encoding LysR family transcriptional regulator has product MARRNLNDLLSFVTVAREGSFTRAAALLGVTQPALSQAISGLEERMQIRLLTRTTRSVSVTAAGERLLQSVGHRIDEIEAELDMLTALRDKPAGTVRITCGPHVLKTTLLPKLTPLLREYPDIHIEFDANHGFRDIVADRFDAGVRLGDTIDKDMIAVPIGPKLRMAAVASPEYFARCAAPQTPRDLMQHCCINERMVQSGKIYTWEFEQENGKFHVRVEGQLTFNTSEHVVDAALAGLGIAFLPEEEFGTHLQEGKLIRVLEEWCRPFPGYYLYYPSRKQPSPAFSLVVDALRINRKI; this is encoded by the coding sequence ATGGCCAGACGCAATCTCAACGACTTACTCTCTTTCGTCACCGTGGCGCGTGAGGGCAGCTTTACGCGCGCTGCCGCCCTGCTCGGCGTGACCCAGCCCGCACTGAGCCAGGCGATTTCCGGGCTGGAAGAACGGATGCAAATCCGCCTGCTGACAAGGACCACGCGCAGTGTGTCAGTGACGGCTGCCGGGGAGCGCCTGCTTCAGTCTGTGGGACATCGTATTGATGAGATTGAAGCCGAGCTGGACATGCTGACGGCACTGCGTGATAAACCTGCCGGGACCGTCCGTATTACATGTGGACCTCATGTTCTGAAGACCACACTGCTGCCAAAGCTGACGCCACTGTTACGCGAATATCCTGATATTCATATTGAGTTTGACGCCAACCACGGGTTCCGGGACATCGTGGCGGATCGTTTTGATGCCGGCGTGCGGCTCGGAGACACTATCGACAAAGATATGATAGCCGTACCCATTGGCCCGAAACTGCGCATGGCGGCTGTAGCTTCCCCTGAGTATTTCGCCCGGTGCGCCGCCCCTCAGACGCCACGCGATCTGATGCAACACTGCTGTATTAATGAGCGCATGGTTCAATCGGGGAAAATTTACACCTGGGAGTTTGAGCAGGAAAACGGTAAATTTCACGTTCGGGTTGAAGGGCAACTGACGTTTAACACATCGGAACACGTCGTTGACGCAGCTCTTGCCGGACTGGGCATTGCCTTTTTACCTGAAGAGGAGTTCGGCACACATCTGCAGGAAGGAAAACTGATCCGCGTGCTTGAAGAATGGTGCCGTCCTTTTCCCGGCTACTATCTTTATTATCCCAGCCGTAAACAGCCTTCCCCAGCGTTTTCACTCGTTGTGGATGCGTTGCGTATTAACCGGAAAATTTAA
- a CDS encoding BRO family protein — protein sequence MTTSLVFHNVNFNIINRNNQIWLTAVEIAQALQYKTESSVSRIYSRYSDEFTAGMSETVKLTVSGNLTKVVRIFSLRGAHLIAMFARTPVAKEFRRWVLDILDREVAINLPAKDDPSIREKHAYNANALAKHYEVMYEAWKNQIYPALRAIESPLATRLCDRFKDSAIFMMYVQEEAEKQLQKGEVARIL from the coding sequence ATGACAACCTCACTCGTTTTTCACAATGTCAATTTCAATATAATCAATCGTAATAATCAAATCTGGCTCACTGCCGTTGAGATTGCACAAGCGTTGCAATACAAAACGGAAAGCTCGGTAAGCCGAATTTATTCCAGATACTCCGATGAGTTTACCGCTGGAATGTCCGAGACAGTCAAATTGACCGTCTCGGGAAATCTCACCAAAGTTGTTCGTATTTTTTCTCTGCGTGGCGCACATCTGATCGCTATGTTTGCCCGCACTCCGGTTGCCAAAGAGTTTCGCCGCTGGGTTCTTGATATTCTTGATCGCGAAGTAGCAATCAATCTTCCTGCGAAGGATGATCCATCAATTCGTGAAAAACACGCATACAACGCCAATGCTTTAGCTAAACACTATGAAGTTATGTATGAAGCCTGGAAGAACCAAATTTACCCGGCGTTACGCGCAATTGAATCCCCCCTTGCAACGCGTCTTTGTGATCGCTTCAAAGATAGTGCTATTTTCATGATGTATGTGCAGGAAGAAGCAGAAAAGCAATTACAGAAAGGGGAAGTAGCACGGATTTTATAA
- a CDS encoding antitoxin VbhA family protein has product MNKNNPANSFSIEARKEAFRRAEASLFLSSKDPKGSSFFNEIKSKVINGELTYEEAKREVLNYHIERSKNQIKKG; this is encoded by the coding sequence ATGAACAAAAATAACCCTGCTAATTCATTTTCTATAGAAGCAAGGAAAGAAGCTTTTCGGAGAGCTGAAGCCAGTCTTTTTTTATCAAGTAAAGATCCCAAAGGCTCCTCATTTTTTAATGAAATAAAAAGTAAGGTAATCAATGGAGAGCTAACCTATGAAGAGGCAAAGAGAGAAGTATTAAATTATCACATTGAACGATCTAAAAATCAAATTAAAAAAGGCTAA
- a CDS encoding cyclophilin-like fold protein, with product MKIEIIVEGETATATLFDTPTGRDFASLLPLSLTLEDYDDIERISDLPRRLSTVQAPDGMTPEAGDITYYAPWGNLAIFARGRAYARSLIPLGKVDSGLPVLQRHGPLAVQIRVAN from the coding sequence ATGAAAATTGAGATCATTGTGGAGGGAGAAACCGCCACCGCCACCCTCTTTGATACGCCGACAGGCCGGGACTTTGCGTCTTTGCTTCCCCTCAGCCTGACGCTGGAAGACTATGACGATATTGAGCGTATAAGCGACCTGCCGCGCAGGCTTTCCACGGTGCAGGCACCGGACGGCATGACGCCGGAAGCCGGAGATATCACTTACTACGCGCCCTGGGGCAACCTGGCAATTTTTGCCCGGGGCAGGGCTTACGCCCGTTCACTGATCCCGTTAGGGAAAGTGGATTCCGGACTGCCGGTCCTGCAGCGCCACGGACCTCTTGCGGTGCAGATCAGAGTCGCCAACTGA
- a CDS encoding NAD(P)-dependent alcohol dehydrogenase, which produces MTVKAYGAHAGTLPLEPIDITRRAPGAHDVQINIAYCGVCHSDIHQVRAEWAGTLYPCVPGHEIVGRVVAVGDHVSGFCAGDLVGVGCIVDSCRHCSDCDEGLENYCDHMTGTYNFPTPDAPGHTLGGYSQQIVVHERYVLRVTHPEAQLAAVAPLLCAGITTYSPLRHWQAGPGKKVGVVGIGGLGHMGIKLAHAMGAHVVAFTTSESKRDAARALGADEVVVSRHASEMEAHARSFDFILNTVAAPHNLDVFTALLKRDGTMTMVGAPATPHDAPEVFSLIMKRRSIAGSMIGGIPETQEMLDFCAQHGIVADIELIRADQINDAYERMLRGDVHYRFVIDNATLA; this is translated from the coding sequence ATGACAGTTAAAGCTTACGGTGCCCATGCGGGCACACTGCCGCTGGAGCCGATAGATATCACCCGTCGCGCCCCCGGGGCCCATGATGTGCAGATTAATATCGCGTACTGCGGAGTCTGCCATTCGGATATCCACCAGGTACGCGCTGAATGGGCCGGGACGCTCTATCCCTGCGTACCGGGACATGAAATTGTCGGTCGTGTAGTGGCCGTTGGCGATCACGTCTCCGGTTTTTGTGCAGGGGACCTGGTGGGGGTCGGCTGCATTGTCGACAGCTGCCGGCACTGCAGTGACTGTGACGAAGGACTGGAGAACTACTGCGACCATATGACAGGGACATACAATTTCCCGACGCCGGATGCGCCGGGCCACACGCTGGGCGGATATTCGCAGCAGATTGTGGTGCATGAGCGCTATGTCCTGCGCGTCACTCACCCGGAAGCGCAGCTGGCCGCCGTGGCACCGCTGCTGTGCGCGGGGATCACAACGTACTCACCGCTGCGTCACTGGCAGGCGGGCCCCGGCAAAAAGGTCGGCGTGGTCGGTATCGGTGGACTGGGGCATATGGGGATCAAGCTTGCGCACGCCATGGGCGCGCATGTCGTGGCCTTTACCACGTCTGAGTCCAAACGTGACGCCGCCAGAGCGCTTGGTGCAGATGAGGTGGTGGTCTCCCGTCATGCCAGCGAAATGGAAGCCCATGCCAGGAGCTTCGATTTTATCCTCAACACCGTTGCTGCGCCGCATAACCTCGACGTGTTCACTGCGCTGCTGAAACGTGATGGCACGATGACCATGGTGGGTGCGCCAGCCACGCCGCATGACGCGCCAGAGGTGTTCAGCCTCATCATGAAGCGCAGATCGATTGCCGGGTCGATGATTGGCGGCATTCCTGAAACGCAGGAGATGCTCGATTTCTGCGCCCAACACGGCATTGTCGCCGACATTGAGCTTATCCGCGCCGACCAGATTAACGATGCCTATGAGCGCATGCTCAGGGGCGATGTGCATTACCGGTTTGTCATTGATAACGCCACCCTGGCTTAA